Genomic window (Pseudostreptobacillus hongkongensis):
TAACTATAAAAGTTGATGCTATAGAAATATTATCTAAAAATATAAGACCTTTACCAGATAAACATTCAGGTCTTCAAGATATAGAAATGCGTTATAGACAAAGATATGTAGATTTAGTAATGAATCCAGAAGTTTTAGATACTATGAAAAAAAGATTTGAAATAATTAGATATTTTAGAGAATATTTAGAGAAAAAAGGATTTATAGAAGTTGAAACACCAATGCTTCATCCAACACTTGGGGGAGCAAGTGCAAAACCTTTTGCTACACATCATAATGCACTTGATATGGATATGTATTTAAGAATAGCTCCAGAACTATATTTAAAAAGACTACTAGTTGGTGGATTTGAAAAAATATTTGAAATTAATAGAAACTTTAGAAATGAAGGTACATCAGTTAGACATAATCCAGAATTTACTATGATGGAACTATACCAAGCATATGCAGATTTTAATGATATGATGGACATAACTGAAGATTTAGTTTCTGAATTAACTTATCATTTACATGGAACATATAGTATACCTTATGGAGAACATACAGTAAATATGGCAAAACCATGGAGAAGAATAAGTATGAAACAAATAGTTAAAGATACTACAGGATTTGATTTTGATGCTATGAATAGTGATGAAGAAGCTATTTCATTTGCTAAAAAATTAGGTATAGAACTTGAGAAAGATAAAAAATATACTAAATTTGGTATCTTAAACTTATTATTTGAAGAAAAAGTTGAATCAACAATAATTGATCCAACATTTGTTACAGATTATCCAAAAGAAATTTCACCACTTGCTAAAAATAGTGCTGGTGAAACAGAATGGGTAGATAGATTTGAAATATTCATAACAGGTAGAGAATATGGAAATGCTTATTCTGAATTAAATGATCCTAAAGATCAAAAAGAAAGATTTGAAGAACAAGTTAAGGCAAAAGAAGCTGGAGATGATGAAGCATCTGAAATGGATCTTGACTATATCAGAGCTCTTGAATATGGTATGCCACCTGCAGGAGGATTAGGAATAGGTATAGATAGACTTGTAATGTTATTAACAAATTCAGCAAGTATAAGAGATGTAATCTTATTCCCAACTCTTAAAAAAGAAGCACATTTTGAATAAAAATATATTAATAATAAAGGCTATATTCCTTAAATAAAAGGTTTATAGCCTTTAATTTAAAATAAGAAAAAATAAGCTATATATATTTCTTAGAAATAATATATATTCATTGTAAATAAATTTTAAATATGTTAAAATATTAATAAAAGAGTTAGGAGTAAGTAATTTTAAAGTATTTAAGGTTATACTTAAATATTTTAGTGTTATTTGCTCACTCTTTTAAATAAAAATAGGAGGTAAATATGTTTGATAAAAAAATCTATAATTTAAATATAGATGGAAATAACATTAAAATTGAAACAGGAGAAGTTGCAAGACAAGCAGGTGGATCAGTAATGATTTCTTGTGGGGATACTACCCTTTTAGTTACTGCAACAAGAAGTAAAGATGTAAGAGAAGGACAAGATTTTTTTCCTTTAACAGTTGACTATATAGAAAAATTCTATGCAACTGGTAAATTTCCAGGGGGATTTATAAAAAGAGAATCTAAACCTTCAACAGAGGAAATATTAATTTCTAGATTAATAGATAGACCTATAAGACCATTATTCCCAGAAGGGTTCTTTAATGCAGTTCATATAGTTGTAAATGTATTATCATTTGATGGAATACATATGCCAGAAGATTTAGCAACTATAGGGGTATCTTTTGCTTTAGGTCTTTCAGATATACCATTTAGTGGTCCAGTAGCAGGTGTTACAGTTGGATATATAGACGGTAAATATGTCTTAAATCCAACAAAAGAAGAAAGAGAAAATACTAATATTTATTTATCAATAGCTGGAACTAAATCAGCTGTTACTATGGTTGAAGCTGGAGCTAGTGAAGTTAGTGAAGAAGAAATGTTAAATGCTATAATATTTGGACATGAAAAAATACAAGAATTATGTATAGCTCAAGAACAATTCTTAAATGAATTAAACATAGAAAAAATGGAATTTGAAGATAAAAACTATGATGAAAGAGTTACAGAATTTTTAGATAAATACCAAGGAGAATTAAAAGAAGCTATTTTAGTTCCTGGTAAACTTGAAAAATATGAAGCTATAGATTCTTTATGTGAATCATTGCTTTCTACATTTAAAGTAGAAATTGCAAAAGAAATGATGAATAAAGTTAAAAGTGATGAAGAGTTATTAGCTGAATTAATAGGTGAAGCTAAAGTAAAAACTATGGATCAATTAGTTAAAGAATTTAAAGGATACTATCATGATTTAGAAAAGAAAATTGTTAGAGAATTAATAATTTTTGATAAATATAGAGCTGATGGAAGAAAAATTGATGAAATAAGACCATTAAATGCTCAAGTAGATGTTCTTAAAATGCCACATGGATCAGCATTATTTACGCGTGGAGAAACACAAGCTTTAGTTACAGCTACATTAGGTTCTAAAGAAGATGAACAAATTATAGATGGAATGGAAGGAGAATACAACAAAAAATTCTTCTTACACTATAACTTCCCTCCATTTTCAGTAGGGGAAGCAGGATTCATGAGAGCTCCTGGAAGACGTGAACTTGGACATGGAAATCTTGCAGAACGTGCTTTAAAGGCGGTTATGCCTAGTATAGATGATTTTCCTTATACAGTTAGGGTAGTTTCTGAGATTACTGAATCTAATGGTTCTTCATCTCAAGCCTCTATATGTGGTGGATCACTTGCATTAATGGCTGCAGGAGTACCTATAAAATCAACTGTTGCAGGAATTGCAATGGGACTTATTAAAGAAGGAGAAAACTTCACAGTATTAACTGATATTCAAGGACTTGAAGATCATTTAGGGGATATGGACTTTAAAGTAGCTGGAACTCGTTCAGGTATAACAGCTATACAAATGGATATTAAAATAGAAGGTATTACTAAAGAAATTATGGAAATAGCTTTAAAACAAGCACATACAGCAAGACAAGAAATTATTGATGTAATGGAAGCAGTTATACCTACTCATAGAAAAGAATTACATCCTAATGCACCTAAGATTATAAACTTAAAAATAGATCCTAATAAGATAGCAGCTTTAATAGGGCCTGCTGGAAAAGTTATTAAATCTATTATTGAAGAAACTGGTGTAAAAATAGATGTTGAAGATGATGGTCGTGTAGCAATATTTGGATTTGAACAAGAAAAGATGAATAGAGCATATGAACTTGTAAAACAATATACTTTAACTGCTGAACTTAATCAAGTATATAAAGGAAAAGTAGTTAAACTTGCTAAATTCGGAGCATTTGTTGAACTTGTTCCAGGTGTTGAAGGTTTATTACATATTTCTGAAATATCTCATGCTAGAGTTAAACAAGTAGAAGATGTATTAAAAGTTGGAGATATAGTTGATGTTAAAGTTATTGAAGTTCAAGATGATAAATTTAGTTTAAGTATGAAAGCTTTAATTCCAAAAGAAGTTATTGAAAATAAGGAGGAAAGTAATGATTAAATTAGAAAAATTAAATTTACCAAATAAATTAACAGTTTTAAGATTAGTTCTTACACCTGTTTTAATCTTATTTATGACTATGAAATATGAAAATGATATTTTTAACCTACAATATGGTTCAGGAATTTCTTTTTCAGGTTTCCTTTTATACACTATTGTTTTAGGCCTGTTTGTACTTATAGCAGTTACTGATTTTTTAGATGGATATATAGCAAGAAGAGATAATTTAATTACTAATTTTGGAAAACTTATGGATCCTATAGCTGATAAAGTATTTGTATTTTCAGTATGTATGGTTTTGGTTAAATACGATCTACTTTCTTTATGGTTAGTTTTAATATTACTTGCTAGAGAATTTGTAGTAGTTGGAGTTAGAGTTTTAATTATGGAAAATAGTTCAAAAGTAGTTCCTGCAATTAATAGTGCTAAACTTAAAACTTTATTACAAATGTTTGCTTTAACATTTATACTTTTATTTGGATTTGGTAAAGTAATTAATTCTATAGTTATGTTACCAGCAGTTGTATTATCAATTGTATCTATGATGGAGTATTTAAAAATGGCAAGTGAATACTTTTGGAAGGATTAGATTAGAGTGGAATTTAAAAAAAGTTCAGTAGAAGTTTTAAAAGAATTAAATGTAGATAAAAATGGTTTAAGTGAAAATGAAGCAAAGATTAGACTTGAAAAATATGGACAAAATAAATTAGAAGAAGCTAAGAAAAAAACTTTATTTGAAAGATTTATAAATCAACTAAAAGATGTTTTAATATATGTTTTAATAATAGCTTCAGTAATAAATATCATAGCACATTTCCCTGATGGGTTTACAGAAGCAGTTATTATACTTATGGTAGTATTAATAAATGCAGTTGTTGGTGTTATGCAAGAATCTAAAGCAGAAAAAACTTTAGAAGCATTAAAGAAATTATCGTCTCCTCGTGCTATAGTAAGAAGAGAGGGTAAAGTTTATGAGATTGATTCAGAATATTTAGTTCCTGGAGATATAGTAATTATAGATGCTGGAAGATATATACCTGCAGATTTAAGATTAATAAATACTCAAAATTTACAAGTAGAAGAATCAGCATTTACAGGTGAATCTCATGCAGTTTTAAAAGATGCAAATTTCATATCAGAAGAGGATAATATTCCTATGGGAGATAAAATAAACTTAGTTTATTCTTCAACTCTTGCTACATATGGTAGAGGAGAAGGAGTTGTTATTAAAACTGGAATGAATACAGAAATAGGTAAAATTGCAAAGGCTCTAAGTTGTGAAGAAGATGAAGAAACTCCTCTTCAAAAAAAATTAGGAGATCTAGGAAAAACTTTAGGATATATTGCAATAGTAATATGTGTATTAATATTTATATTAGGTGTTATCCAAGGTAGAGCTATAATAGAAATGCTAATAACAGCTGTGTCACTTGCAGTTGCTGCAATTCCAGAAGGTCTTGTTGCTATAGTTGCTATAGTTCTTTCTTCTGGTGTTAGTAGAATGTCAAGAAATAACGCTATAGTAAAAAGATTACCAGCAGTTGAAACTTTAGGTTCTGTTAATGTTATTTGTTCAGATAAAACAGGTACATTAACACAAAATAAAATGACTGTTGTTGAAGAATTTACTTTTGATAATGATTTAGACTTGTTAAGAAGAGGATTACTTTTATGCTCAGATGCAACTTTAACTGTAGGAGATCCAACAGAAATAGCATTAGTTGTACTTGCAGATAATAATGGTATGAACCAAGAAGAATATAGTAAAAAATATAAAAGGGTTAATGAACTTGCATTTGATTCAGATAGAAAATTAATGTCTACATTACATGAAGATAATGGTAAATATGTTTCATATACAAAAGGTGCTATAGATAATATTTTAAATATATGCAAATATGTTAAATTTGGAAATGAAGAAGTTGAAATAAATGAAAAGTATAAGAAAAATATTTTAGACAAAAGTATAGAAATGTCAGATAAAGCTTTAAGAGTTTTAGGACTGGCATATAAAAAGAGTGATACTTTCTTAGAATCTAATGAACTTGAAAATGATTTAGTTTTAGTTGGTATAGTAGGTATGATAGATCCACCACGTGATGAAGTTAAAAAATCTATAGAACTTGCTCATCGTGCAGGTATTAAAGTTGTAATGATAACAGGAGATCATAAGAATACTGCAGTTGCTATAGCTAAGGAATTAAATATAGCAAAAGATATATCAGAAAGTATAACAGGTCCTGAAATAGACAAATTAGGTAAAGAAGAACTATATAAAAATATTGAAAAATATTCAGTTTTTGCAAGAGTTTCTCCAGAACATAAGGTGAGTATTGTAGAAGCACTTAAATTAAAAGAAAATATTGTATCAATGACAGGAGATGGTGTAAATGATGCTCCATCACTTAAGAAAGCTGATATTGGTGTAGCTATGGGAATAACAGGAACAGATGTTTCTAAAGGTGCAGCTGATATGATATTACTTGATGATAATTTTACAACTATAGTTGAAGCAGTTGAAGAAGGTAGAAATATATATAATAATATTAAGAAAACAATAATGTTCTTACTTTCATGTAACTTAGGAGAAGTTATTTCTATATTTGTTGCAACATTATTTGGTTTCCCTATACCTCTTGTTGCTACACAATTATTATGGATTAACTTAGTTACAGATACATTACCAGCTATTTCATTAGGTCTTGATCCTGGAAGTCATGATGTTATGAATGAAAAACCTCGTAGTCAAAATGAAAGTTTCTTTGCAAGAGGAGCAGGAATTAGAGCTTTAATAGCAGGTACTTTAATAGGTATATTTACTTTACTTGCATTTGTTATAGGATTAAGAGAACAAGGAGTAACAAGCATATATGCTATACGTGCACTTAGTGAAAATTCACCAGAACTTTTACATGCAAGAACTATGTCATTTATAGTACTTACAGTTTCTCAATTGTTCTATGCATTTACTATGAGAGTTGAAAATAAGTCTACTTTCAAAATAGGTATATTAAAAAATAAATATTTAAATATGTCGTTTATTATAGGGATAATATTACAAATTATAATAATACAAATACCTCAAATAGCAAATATATTTAAAGTAACTGGATTAAATATAACAGATTGGGATATAGTTATAATTCTAGCGATTATACCATTTATTGTTAATGAATTAATCAAAACATTTATAAAATTTAAAAAATAAAAGTGGGTGAATCTATGAAAAAGATTTTTTCTATTTTTCTTTTATGTTTATTCTTTTCTTGTGGTAATAATGTGGAAAAAATAAGCCCTAAAAGTAATCCAAAAGATGATGACATGGAAATAGAAATAGTTTCTATAGATTCATCCTCTTTGTCTAAAAGGTTAGATAATAGAAATAAGGATTGGAGTTCAATTTTTACTCAATATCAAATAGAAAATTTTAATAAAGAAAATATATCTTTAGATCAAGTTTATCAATTAGAAGAATTAGCAAAAAAAGGAGATGAAGATGCTATTAATTCATTATCCTATGTTTATTATTTGATAAATGATCAATTAAAATTAAAAGAAATATTAGAATTAGGGTTAAAATATAATGTTAAAGAAGCTATATATAACTTAGTTCTTTTAGAGGTAGTTAATTTTAATTATGATAAATCTTTAAAATATTTAGAAAAATTACCTAAGGGATATAAAGAAAAAGAAGTTTTGAGTATTAAGCAAGAAATATATTTGGATCAAGTTTCACATGCCTTGAGAAGAAAAGAATATACAAGTGCTTTAAATAATTTGAAAAAAGCATATTCTTTAGGAATAAAGGACTTAGATTATGAGATATATAAGGTGTACTTAAGGTTAAAAGATAATGAAAATGCTCTTCATTGGTTAAAATTAGCAGCTGATAGAGGAGATAAATCAGTATTAAAAGAACTTGCTAATATGTATTCTAGTTTAGATAAATCAAAACAAGCAATAGAGATATATAATAGTCTTTATGAAAGTGGGGATATAGAGGTTTCTAGAAATCTTTATTATGAATATTTTAAGATACTAGATGCCAAATCAGCTATAAAATGGTATAAGATATCAAGAAATTTAGATTTAGTTGATATTAATCCAGAACTTGAAAATTTAGAAAATTTATATAAATGAGGTTAGTATGAAGAAATTATTTTTTATTATTTTCTTCCCTATATTATCATTTTCTTTCACAAGTAAGGAAATAAATTTATTGAATAATAAGATGTTTGAACTTAAAAAAGATGATTTTAAATATTATGAAAGTATGTATGTAGGGGATGAAAATAATAATGTTTATTATCAATATGATGCAACTGAAGTAAGACCTCTTGCATCTGTTACCAAACTTATGACAGCACTTGTGGTTTTTGATGATATAAATAGTGGTAAATATAGCTTAAATACTAAAATTACAGTAAGCCAAGAAGCATCGAAAGTACCTTATGGGTTTATTATTAAGACAGGTGAAAGCTATACAATAGAAGAATTGTTGAAATTATTACTTATTAATTCGTCTAATTCAGCAGCTTATCAATTAGCTCTGAATTCAACAGGAAATGTAGATACATTTGTTAATAAAATGAATCAAAAAGCTAAAAAATTAAAACTTAGATCATTAAGATACTACACTCCACATGGACTTCCCCCGAGTGATAGTAATAGAAAAATGGATATAGGAAATGCTCGTGATATATATAAGCTTGCATTAGTTGCGTTAAAAAATAAAGAGTTACTTAGAATATGCAATAATGAAAGTGTAAATATAAATGGAAATAAAATTAAATCTACAAATAGTTTGATAGGTAAATATGCAGAAGTTCAAGGTCTTAAAACCGGTTATCATAGTAAAGCTTTGTATAATATAGTTTATTATATGAATTTTGGTAATCAAAAAGTAGTTCAAGTAATTTTAGGTTCAAGAACAACGAATTTTAGAGAAAAAATTGGAATAGAAACAATAAATATAATGAGAGGAATTAATTAATGAAAACATATTTATTTAAAATAGGTACTTTTGAAGTTAGAATTTATTCTTTAATGTATATAATTGCTTTATTTACAGCAATGTTTTTAGCAAAACATGATGAAGTTGCTGAAAAAAGAGGAATGCCTAAGAAAAAAATAGAAGATTTTGCTTACTTTGAAATAGTTAGTGGGTTAATAGGAGCAAGAATATACTATGTTTTACTTAAATGGGATTTTTATAGTCAAAATTTATCAGAAATTATTAAAGTTTGGCATGGAGGTCTTGCTATTCATGGTGGAATAATAGGAGGTATAATAGGAGCATATATATTTTCTAAAGTTAATAAAATAGATTTTTGGGTTTTAACTGATATGGCTGTGGGGCCTTTAATACTTGGACAAGGTTTAGGAAGAATAGGGAATTTTGCTAATGGTGAAGTTCATGGTTTTCCAGTTATAACTCCAATTAGTGTTATACTAAAAGGTAACTTTTCAGAATGGTGGACAAGCTTTAAAGCTATGCCTTTACTTGAACAATTAAATTTCAAAGAATTAGTTCCATGGGGTGTTAGTTTTCCATTGGATACTCCTGCTGGAAGTGAATTTCCTAATATTAAATTACACCCAGCAATGCTATATGAAATGGTACTTAATTTTATAGCCTTTTATATCATTTGGTTTATATTTAGAAAAAAAGAATATAATCGTGGTGTTTTAAGTATGATATATATAATATCATATGGAATAATTAGAATTATTGTTTCTACATTTAGAGCAGAAGATTTACTTGTATTTGGAATAAGAATGCCATATATAATAAGTGGGATTATGATAA
Coding sequences:
- the lgt gene encoding prolipoprotein diacylglyceryl transferase, whose translation is MKTYLFKIGTFEVRIYSLMYIIALFTAMFLAKHDEVAEKRGMPKKKIEDFAYFEIVSGLIGARIYYVLLKWDFYSQNLSEIIKVWHGGLAIHGGIIGGIIGAYIFSKVNKIDFWVLTDMAVGPLILGQGLGRIGNFANGEVHGFPVITPISVILKGNFSEWWTSFKAMPLLEQLNFKELVPWGVSFPLDTPAGSEFPNIKLHPAMLYEMVLNFIAFYIIWFIFRKKEYNRGVLSMIYIISYGIIRIIVSTFRAEDLLVFGIRMPYIISGIMIIVGICGILVLNKNKN
- the pnp gene encoding polyribonucleotide nucleotidyltransferase codes for the protein MFDKKIYNLNIDGNNIKIETGEVARQAGGSVMISCGDTTLLVTATRSKDVREGQDFFPLTVDYIEKFYATGKFPGGFIKRESKPSTEEILISRLIDRPIRPLFPEGFFNAVHIVVNVLSFDGIHMPEDLATIGVSFALGLSDIPFSGPVAGVTVGYIDGKYVLNPTKEERENTNIYLSIAGTKSAVTMVEAGASEVSEEEMLNAIIFGHEKIQELCIAQEQFLNELNIEKMEFEDKNYDERVTEFLDKYQGELKEAILVPGKLEKYEAIDSLCESLLSTFKVEIAKEMMNKVKSDEELLAELIGEAKVKTMDQLVKEFKGYYHDLEKKIVRELIIFDKYRADGRKIDEIRPLNAQVDVLKMPHGSALFTRGETQALVTATLGSKEDEQIIDGMEGEYNKKFFLHYNFPPFSVGEAGFMRAPGRRELGHGNLAERALKAVMPSIDDFPYTVRVVSEITESNGSSSQASICGGSLALMAAGVPIKSTVAGIAMGLIKEGENFTVLTDIQGLEDHLGDMDFKVAGTRSGITAIQMDIKIEGITKEIMEIALKQAHTARQEIIDVMEAVIPTHRKELHPNAPKIINLKIDPNKIAALIGPAGKVIKSIIEETGVKIDVEDDGRVAIFGFEQEKMNRAYELVKQYTLTAELNQVYKGKVVKLAKFGAFVELVPGVEGLLHISEISHARVKQVEDVLKVGDIVDVKVIEVQDDKFSLSMKALIPKEVIENKEESND
- the lysS gene encoding lysine--tRNA ligase; translation: MENKETVVNESHVMKEKSKKVEELRLSGIEPYGRKFDKKHEISEILKFDENSDQEFQTAGRIVAYRRMGKNGFAHIQDLTGKIQFYAKKDELGDEGYETYKKLATGDFVGIKGHLFRTQTGELTIKVDAIEILSKNIRPLPDKHSGLQDIEMRYRQRYVDLVMNPEVLDTMKKRFEIIRYFREYLEKKGFIEVETPMLHPTLGGASAKPFATHHNALDMDMYLRIAPELYLKRLLVGGFEKIFEINRNFRNEGTSVRHNPEFTMMELYQAYADFNDMMDITEDLVSELTYHLHGTYSIPYGEHTVNMAKPWRRISMKQIVKDTTGFDFDAMNSDEEAISFAKKLGIELEKDKKYTKFGILNLLFEEKVESTIIDPTFVTDYPKEISPLAKNSAGETEWVDRFEIFITGREYGNAYSELNDPKDQKERFEEQVKAKEAGDDEASEMDLDYIRALEYGMPPAGGLGIGIDRLVMLLTNSASIRDVILFPTLKKEAHFE
- a CDS encoding cation-translocating P-type ATPase, translated to MEFKKSSVEVLKELNVDKNGLSENEAKIRLEKYGQNKLEEAKKKTLFERFINQLKDVLIYVLIIASVINIIAHFPDGFTEAVIILMVVLINAVVGVMQESKAEKTLEALKKLSSPRAIVRREGKVYEIDSEYLVPGDIVIIDAGRYIPADLRLINTQNLQVEESAFTGESHAVLKDANFISEEDNIPMGDKINLVYSSTLATYGRGEGVVIKTGMNTEIGKIAKALSCEEDEETPLQKKLGDLGKTLGYIAIVICVLIFILGVIQGRAIIEMLITAVSLAVAAIPEGLVAIVAIVLSSGVSRMSRNNAIVKRLPAVETLGSVNVICSDKTGTLTQNKMTVVEEFTFDNDLDLLRRGLLLCSDATLTVGDPTEIALVVLADNNGMNQEEYSKKYKRVNELAFDSDRKLMSTLHEDNGKYVSYTKGAIDNILNICKYVKFGNEEVEINEKYKKNILDKSIEMSDKALRVLGLAYKKSDTFLESNELENDLVLVGIVGMIDPPRDEVKKSIELAHRAGIKVVMITGDHKNTAVAIAKELNIAKDISESITGPEIDKLGKEELYKNIEKYSVFARVSPEHKVSIVEALKLKENIVSMTGDGVNDAPSLKKADIGVAMGITGTDVSKGAADMILLDDNFTTIVEAVEEGRNIYNNIKKTIMFLLSCNLGEVISIFVATLFGFPIPLVATQLLWINLVTDTLPAISLGLDPGSHDVMNEKPRSQNESFFARGAGIRALIAGTLIGIFTLLAFVIGLREQGVTSIYAIRALSENSPELLHARTMSFIVLTVSQLFYAFTMRVENKSTFKIGILKNKYLNMSFIIGIILQIIIIQIPQIANIFKVTGLNITDWDIVIILAIIPFIVNELIKTFIKFKK
- a CDS encoding tetratricopeptide repeat protein produces the protein MKKIFSIFLLCLFFSCGNNVEKISPKSNPKDDDMEIEIVSIDSSSLSKRLDNRNKDWSSIFTQYQIENFNKENISLDQVYQLEELAKKGDEDAINSLSYVYYLINDQLKLKEILELGLKYNVKEAIYNLVLLEVVNFNYDKSLKYLEKLPKGYKEKEVLSIKQEIYLDQVSHALRRKEYTSALNNLKKAYSLGIKDLDYEIYKVYLRLKDNENALHWLKLAADRGDKSVLKELANMYSSLDKSKQAIEIYNSLYESGDIEVSRNLYYEYFKILDAKSAIKWYKISRNLDLVDINPELENLENLYK
- a CDS encoding D-alanyl-D-alanine carboxypeptidase family protein, with amino-acid sequence MKKLFFIIFFPILSFSFTSKEINLLNNKMFELKKDDFKYYESMYVGDENNNVYYQYDATEVRPLASVTKLMTALVVFDDINSGKYSLNTKITVSQEASKVPYGFIIKTGESYTIEELLKLLLINSSNSAAYQLALNSTGNVDTFVNKMNQKAKKLKLRSLRYYTPHGLPPSDSNRKMDIGNARDIYKLALVALKNKELLRICNNESVNINGNKIKSTNSLIGKYAEVQGLKTGYHSKALYNIVYYMNFGNQKVVQVILGSRTTNFREKIGIETINIMRGIN
- the pgsA gene encoding CDP-diacylglycerol--glycerol-3-phosphate 3-phosphatidyltransferase, which codes for MIKLEKLNLPNKLTVLRLVLTPVLILFMTMKYENDIFNLQYGSGISFSGFLLYTIVLGLFVLIAVTDFLDGYIARRDNLITNFGKLMDPIADKVFVFSVCMVLVKYDLLSLWLVLILLAREFVVVGVRVLIMENSSKVVPAINSAKLKTLLQMFALTFILLFGFGKVINSIVMLPAVVLSIVSMMEYLKMASEYFWKD